The Ralstonia pickettii DTP0602 genome segment AATTCGATATAGCGGCGTGCATGGGCGCGACGGCTCCTGGCCATCAGCTTTCAGCTTTCACGCCGGCGTCCTTCACGACCTTGGCCCACTTGGTGGACTCGGACGCGATGAAGGCGCCGAACTGCTGGCTCGAGCCGCCGGAGTCCTCGGCGCCGAAGCTCTTGAGCCGCTCGGCAACGTCGGGCATGGCCAGCACGCGGTTGACGTCAGCATTCATGCGCTGCACCAGCGCCGGCGGCATGCCCTTCGGGCCCACCAGGCCGTACCACGACGCCGCGTCCAGGCCGGGGAAGCCGGACTCCGCCAGCGTCGGCACATTGGGGTGGCTGGCCGCGCGCTTCAGCCGGGTCTGCGCGATCGCGATCACCTTGCCTTGCTGGATAAAGGGGGTGGCGGCGGTCATGGTGTCGAAGGCATAGTCGATCTGGCCGCCGATCAGGTCCGCCACCAGCGGACCCGAGCCCTTGTAAGGCACGTGCACCACATCGAGCTTGGCCTGCAGGCGGAACATCTCCAGCGCCAGGTGCTGTGCCGAGCCGATACCGGACGAACCGAAGGAAATCTTTCCAGGCTTCTGGCGGCATAGCGCCACGATGTCCGAAACGCTGCGCACCTTCTGTTCCGGACGGCAGGTCAGCATGTTGGGCGTGACACCCACCATCGAAATCGGCGTGAAGTCAGTGCGCGGGTCGTACTTGACGTCCAGCAGCGCCGGGGCGATCGCATGGCTGTTGACATGCGCCATCAGCAGCGTGGTGCCGTCAGGCGGCTGCTTGGCGACGTAGGCGGCGGCGATCGCGCCGGTCGCGCCGGGCTTGTTTTCCACCAGTACGCTGGTGTTCCACATCACGCCCAGCTTCTGCCCGATCACCCGCGCCAGCACGTCAGTGCCACCGCCGGGGGCAAAGCCCACCACGATGCGTACCGGGCCGGCCATATCCGCAGCGCGCACGAGGCCGGGCATCGCCAGTCCGGCTGTTGCCGCCAGAATAAATTGTCTGCGCTGCATTGCGTGTCTCCGAGCTAGTAGTTATGGAGCCATCATCCGCAATGCGCCCGCCGCGGGCTATCGCTATTTGGGGGATTCAGGTTTCGCGTTTTGCGCAAGCACCTCCAGCGCGCTGAGCGCCGCCGAGGAAAGTGCGCCATGGGGCCGGTGGCACAGCACGAATTGTCGTTCTGCCCATGGCTCGGCAATGGGCAACCGGACGAAGCGGCTACCGGCTGCCACCTCGCGCGCAATCGCCTCCGGCATCACCCCGCCACCCAGGTTCTGCGCCACCAGCGCGGCGATGCTGTCGAAGCCCCCCACGCGCATGCGCATGCGCAGCACGCGGCCGGCCTCCTCCGCCAGCCGCTCCAGCCCGATCGAGATTGCCGAGCTTTCGCCGAGCACGATCAGGTCGCAGTCCAGTACGTCTTCCGACATGACCTTGCGGCGCCGGGCCAGGGCATGGCCGCGCGCTACGACCAGCACCAGCCGGTCAGTTCGATAGGGCTCGGTCGGCAGGTCGACTACGCCCAGGCTGCCTTCGTAGATACCTATGTCCACGGTGCCGCGGCGCAGGGATTGCTGGACTTCCAGGCTGTTCATTTCCTGCAGGTCGATGCGGACGCCGGGGCAGGCAGTGGTGCAGCGTTGGATGTCGAAGGGGAGGAACTGGATGACAGCGGACTTCGGGGCGGCTACGCGGACTACGCCAAGGTCGCCGCCGACGAAGGAGGCGGCGTCGTCCTGCATGCGCTGGACCGTGTGGGTGATGCCGCGGGCGTGGGCCAGCAGGGCGCGGCCGGCTTCGGTCAGGGCCATGCCGTGGGGGAGGCGTTCGAACAGGGAGACGCCGAGTTGGGATTCCAGTTCGAGGATGCGGCGGGAGGCGGCGGCTGGGGCCAGGTGGAGGCGTTCGGCGCCGCGGGTGATGCTGCCCTGGTCGGAGACTGCGATGAAAAGCTGGATGGTGGTCAGGTCGAAATGCAGACGCGGGGTGCGTGAGGGGAAGGAGGACGTCACGATGGTCACCGTGCGTATCGGGCAACGCAGTTCCCACACATCCATTCGCCATCGTCATAGATGCCGCCCGTCATGTCACCTCGCTGGTGACACCAACCGCACTGCCCGACGATGCCCCCGTCGCGGTGCCTGTGATTGTTAGCGCCTCTGTATTCGTGGCGACGTTCGAAGCCCTTTTGATTCGAGGGCAGCAAATTGGGGTCTGGCTGACTCGAAAAGCAACCACAGTTTGTACACCAGCGGCCGCCGTAGTGTTCTATCGAACTGGCCTTTCGGCATCGCTTGCAGACAACTGCCTCGTCTTCAGGGATTTTCCCTATGGGCTCGCACACCAGCTCCTCTATGCTCTCTATCCGTTGACACTTCAGTCCGCTCTTGTTGCTGTGAGCAAGCAGCGGATCAAAGCCTTTATCCCTCGATAGAACAAAACACTCCGTTTGCGGTGCAGTCTCTATCGTACGTCCAAGCTGAAAGGCAATGTGGAAGTCCAGTGCATTTTTCCCACTACCCTCGATTTTAAGAAAGTCAACTCGCTGGAACCTGTGGGCGGTCGCAGGCTTCTTCGCAGCCTTGGGTGGGTTCTGTTTCGCACCTACGAAGATGATGGCGCTGTAGCTGTCGTCCAGTAGCGAGAGATCAATCTTGTGGACATTTTCGTAGTCCACCAGCAAGAGCTTCTTGGTCATATGTAGGGCGGCAGAATGATGGGAAACTTGTACTCGACTCTATGATCACGATTACGACAGTGAGTAAGGCTGCGGGGAGAAGCCCAATCCTACACCACGGGTGAAAGAGGATAGGTGAAAGGGGACAGATCTATTTCTGATCTTGAATTAAATCTGTCCCTTTTCTATCTCCTTGGCGCATGGAAGCCATTGGCTGTCGCGATAGTACGTCCACTTATCGGTGGTCGCTGGCGGAAGAGTTGTTGCTTAGCCTAGTCAATGGTGCTGAACACACCTCTTACAGCGACTCAGCCACGCTCGTCAGCCCGTGGTTCTTTGCGCCCATAGCTCTCGCTATGGCCGGATAACGCGCAGTCATACAAGACCCGCAAGGGGAAAACTGCGGGCCGTCTGTGAGCGGTGTTCAAGTACCTGGCCGCCCTATGAACAGGGGCGATTCCTCATTCTCACAGGAGTTGGCTATGGCAAAGCTATCGGCTCGCGCACAGGTGCGCACTCTCAAGACGGGGCGTACTTCTTATCCGGTTGCTCCAGGCGGAAGCAACAACTTTACTGGGCTACGGGCAATCCCGTGGATTCGATTGCGGGGTGTTTGGCTGGAGAAAGCTGGCTTCAGCGTTGGGCAATTGCTGAAGGTTAAGGTACAGCACAAGAAGGTTGTAATTTCAGTAGAGTGAAGCGAACGGCCAAGTCGGTGGCGACCAACGGATGCCCCCTATCGACCCGTCTGAGACATCCGACCTTCAAAACACCAGCGGCTGCTTGTGCCTTCGAAGCCGTCGTTCGAACGGTTACTCCCACCCTCAACCAAGGGCGGTTCGTGGCCGGTACCCGACGTATGCACGGAGAAACTATGGAGAAAATCGCCTCGCCGTTGGACGGGCGGCAGCACGCCGCCTGGCTCGGCAGCAGCAGCCGCGGCATGAGGATCGGCCGCGATCGCTTCGAGGTGCCAGACGCGCATCGCCGTCTTGAGTGCGGTGCGTCACCGTAGAGCCCCATTCACCGACTTCAGCGATTGCAGCGCGGTGACGGATCCGTTCAGCCTGTTCCTGATTTCCTCTTCTATTTCGAAAGTCGATTCCTCACCTACATACTGCAGGTTTTTTGATACCCACGAGTGCGCCGCCTCCCGCCCCGCGCTTCTCAGAGCAAGAAAGAACTCACGTGAGGGAGTGCTCTTCGATGCGGCGCCAATCTCTTCCATAAAGTGTGGTGCCGCGATCACGTGGAAGCGTTTTTCTGAGTAGGTTTTCCCATCCGGGGCAGGGATACCGTCCGGGATGACTTTGTTTCTAATGAGTTCGTTGATCAGCCCGATTTGTCCGACTTCAGTTACCCAGGACGCGCCAAAACTTACCTCGTTTATCCGATTAACGATCTGTCGAGATAGCATGGGTGGCCCGTGCTCCACGGTGAGTGGGTTAATGAGGACAGTCAAGAGGTCGTCGGCGCCTTTTTTAACGAGCGGTTTGAGAGCAGGGTTAGCCATATACCCCCCGTCCCAATAGAAATCATCGCCGATCTGCACAGCTTCAAAAAGCGTGGGGTAACAGGCGGAAGCCATCAGTACCTTAACTGTTATTTCCCACGGCTCAAAGATGCGCAGGGCTGTCTCATTCACGTTCGTCGCCGAGACGTATAGATCCGGGGCCTTATCGTTGGGTTGATTGATGCCATGGAAATCGGGAATGACTTCCTCAATAATGGAGCCGAGCTGGTTCTGCATCCAAGGCGTCAGGTACGGCGAACTGACCTGTTGAAGCAGCCCTTGCCCGATGACGAACGGGTTGTAGTCGACGTTCCATCGCCGTGCCGAGTCGATCTCTGCCATCGGAAAGTTGAAGAAGGATGGGTGCCAATAGGAATGCGCCCCGACGGACTCCCAAAGTTGCGCCAGCAATTCCTTCGCCTTCCGCGGGCTCTGATTCAACCCGACCGCGCATGCCGCACCGTTCAAGGCGCCGCCGCTGGTACCGCTGATCCCAGTAATGAACAATGCACCTTTCTCAACCTCATCAAGCAGGCGATCCAACACGCCCCACGTAAATGCAGCGTGGGCTCCTCCTCCCTGAAGAGCTAAGCCGACTTGCTTCGGTCCGGTGTCAGCCATCTTTGCCTCCCTTGAATGACGATCCTTTTTCTCTCACGTTATTGGTGACTGGCGAAATTCCGGCCGGTCCGACACGCCTGAAAACTCTTGAAAGAATAGATGCCCAACGAGAATGTTCAAGCCAATATGCTTGCCTCTCATTTCTCTATACTCGGCAAGGTGGCGTACGACAGTTTGTAGAGAAATGCTGGGGTAAGCCCCGCCGACCCCGCCGGCAATCGTTTAAGAAATCTATTAGTTTCCTGCCCACAGTTCGCCTTGGAAGCGTCAGCTCGAACGTCCGTGACCAAGGCTGCTCAACTACAAGGGATCTTAGAAGGTTGAATATTTGTGTACCCTTCGTGAATCCCTCGAACGGGTGAGTCGGATTCCAGGCCGATGAATACGACGAACAGATATCGCGCCTGGGTGAAGATTGGCACCGCCGCATGTGGTCGGCAGTGCGGCCAACCCTTCCTCGACCTCAAGTGCGCGTTCTGCGTGTTCGACCTGGTGGCCAGACGAGGCATGGACATGCGCGGCGAAACCGCTGGAGCGTCGCCAGTCCGCGCTGGGGGCGTTGCTGCTCGAGCGGCCGCCCAACCGTGATTGGGCACGTAGACGAAGGAGTATGGCTGTTCCAGCAGGCGCTCGCCTTGGAACTAGAAGGCATCGTGGGCAAGCGCGTCGGGAGCTAGTACCCGCTGCGGCAAGCGTTCTGCGGACTGGATCAAGGTCAAGCGGCCCGCCGCCGTCCCACCGGAACGCTTCAGGTGGGGTTCAGGTGCCAGCAGCAACTTCCGTTGAATTGACTGCTTGCGACCCTGAGCGGTCAACCGCGCCAGGTCGATCGGCGGACCGCTTCCAGTCGGGTTGCGTCAGCCCGCTCTTCAAATTCATTTCCGGAAAGCGGACAGTGGAATTCCGCTTCCCGGAAGTGGCCGGTCGGCAGTGCGTACTCCCGACGCTGAGCAGCCATTGACACGAATCTATAGCTGCCGCTTACGAGAGCCTTCGTCGAGACGTTGGCGCAGAGAGACCGGTAGATCCAAAAGACTTCATAGGTTAAAGGTTGGTGCCCTTGTGTGAAAATTACCGCTGCGGTTCTTACTTTTCGTCCGGCTTGTTCGAGGGGCGAGCCAAAGACTCCACGAGCTTGGTTGCGATGGAGACCAGATCCTTTGACGCTTCCGCTTCGGCTTTTGCACGAGCGATTTCGACCGTCGTCTGGCTTTTCGTCAGAACCCCGTTTCGCTCAGTCCTCAGCAGATCGTCGACCACGAGTTTCAGAAGGGACGCGTCGATCGGATCAGACGCAGCAATCAGGGCTCCGTGCCGAGCCGAGAGATTCGTGATCTCGTTGTGGTAGTAGCGTGTCTCCGCAGCGTTCGCCTTGTACAGATTCAAAAAGAAGTAAGCGAAGAGTTCCAACACGATTGCCAAGGTTACGCGCGGCACGTAGTGCATCCAGAACGCGGTAGGCGTCGAAAGATCGTCCGTGACGAGTAGCACAGTCGGAAGGTTGAGGATTTTCTCGAAGAGGCCGGGAACTACTGTGATGCCGAGGAAGATGATTCCCAAACTGCTAAGCAGTATGCCGACAGCCATATTGACGTTCGCTTTTTTATGCAGCAGAACGATCGCTTGATCGAGGCGAACGCGCGTTGCGTCAAACTGAGCGTTGATGCGTGCGAGACGATCCCGATGCGACACGTCCCGCTGGATTTCAAGCACATTTTTGAGCACCCCTGTGCGAAAGGCGTCTTCGGCGGCCACGGCCATTATTTTTTGCTCCAACACGGAGACCAATCGCGACTGGTCCTCCGCCGGCAGCGAAGCAGTCTGCAAGCCAGATGCTGGCGACTTCAACGCGGTGCGAAACGCCTTCTCCGTACCGTACCCGAGCACATTTTCCGTGATAGAAACCAGGACATTGGTGATCTGGTGGCGAAGGCTTTCACTTGACGATTTCGTGCTATCTACGGCGCTGCTTCCGAGATATCCCAGCAGTGCGACGACGCCGGCGAGAATACCGGCGACTGGCGCCAGGAAGTTGCCCACGGCGGGCTGTTTCGCCAAGAACTCTTTTAAAATCACAAAAGCGACAAGCGCTACGCCGACCAGCAACGTCATGGTAAAAACCACGATGTAAAGTTCGATCCGCTTCGCGCGCCTCGTGTCGGCTAGCTCCTTGTTCCGCCCGTTTTCCCCGTCCGTGCTCATCCGCGGTCCTTATCGAAAGTTTTGGGCGCAATTATGAAGTGCCCACGCCGTTGTGTCGAACGGTGGATCGGGAAGTTGTGCCGGCGTCAGGTGGCGCACTGCAACGGGCTCGTTTCCACGTCAAACCTCATAGGTAGGTCGAGAGAAGAATTGCCCCTCGGCAGAGCGATGCCCAAGTCGGTATATTGTAGGTGTGCCTCGACGTGGCTATGGCCAACTTGTCAGCAATCTGGCGGCGCCTGTTGAGTGACCGTTCGCGGCCGGCAAGCGCCTCATTGCTTCTCCCGCGGAAGTTTCGTCAAGCGAGCCAAAAATGTGACCGCGCACGGCAGCCAGTCCCGCAATGCGCCCTCCCCGCTCGAACTCTACGGTCGGTACTGCGATAGCAAGGCCGTGCCCCCGACACTCCAACGCTAGCGGTCGGGAAGCATCCGCCGGCGAAC includes the following:
- a CDS encoding ABC transporter substrate-binding protein — its product is MQRRQFILAATAGLAMPGLVRAADMAGPVRIVVGFAPGGGTDVLARVIGQKLGVMWNTSVLVENKPGATGAIAAAYVAKQPPDGTTLLMAHVNSHAIAPALLDVKYDPRTDFTPISMVGVTPNMLTCRPEQKVRSVSDIVALCRQKPGKISFGSSGIGSAQHLALEMFRLQAKLDVVHVPYKGSGPLVADLIGGQIDYAFDTMTAATPFIQQGKVIAIAQTRLKRAASHPNVPTLAESGFPGLDAASWYGLVGPKGMPPALVQRMNADVNRVLAMPDVAERLKSFGAEDSGGSSQQFGAFIASESTKWAKVVKDAGVKAES
- a CDS encoding GntR family transcriptional regulator, translating into MDVWELRCPIRTVTIVTSSFPSRTPRLHFDLTTIQLFIAVSDQGSITRGAERLHLAPAAASRRILELESQLGVSLFERLPHGMALTEAGRALLAHARGITHTVQRMQDDAASFVGGDLGVVRVAAPKSAVIQFLPFDIQRCTTACPGVRIDLQEMNSLEVQQSLRRGTVDIGIYEGSLGVVDLPTEPYRTDRLVLVVARGHALARRRKVMSEDVLDCDLIVLGESSAISIGLERLAEEAGRVLRMRMRVGGFDSIAALVAQNLGGGVMPEAIAREVAAGSRFVRLPIAEPWAERQFVLCHRPHGALSSAALSALEVLAQNAKPESPK
- a CDS encoding hypothetical protein (K08452: GPR97; G protein-coupled receptor 97), with translation MADTGPKQVGLALQGGGAHAAFTWGVLDRLLDEVEKGALFITGISGTSGGALNGAACAVGLNQSPRKAKELLAQLWESVGAHSYWHPSFFNFPMAEIDSARRWNVDYNPFVIGQGLLQQVSSPYLTPWMQNQLGSIIEEVIPDFHGINQPNDKAPDLYVSATNVNETALRIFEPWEITVKVLMASACYPTLFEAVQIGDDFYWDGGYMANPALKPLVKKGADDLLTVLINPLTVEHGPPMLSRQIVNRINEVSFGASWVTEVGQIGLINELIRNKVIPDGIPAPDGKTYSEKRFHVIAAPHFMEEIGAASKSTPSREFFLALRSAGREAAHSWVSKNLQYVGEESTFEIEEEIRNRLNGSVTALQSLKSVNGALR